Proteins encoded together in one Vigna angularis cultivar LongXiaoDou No.4 chromosome 5, ASM1680809v1, whole genome shotgun sequence window:
- the LOC128196694 gene encoding uncharacterized protein LOC128196694 yields the protein MGDIVWNGLLEKWNMPLYRQKCETTKKNRTSDKGGCLHTGGSISVHEHAIRLSQELGRSVHVDEIFQQTHIRASTGQFVDERSRRTHEEFEAKFSQIRSETASVGASACSPLDPADEERLRNQCWLDVAGGRYKGRVYGIGNVSAQDDCVDSYIQQTQASSSQQPMADNISNLHTRVSTHDDQLRQMNSQLQGFIGVIMQYLPPPAVAIA from the exons ATGGGGGATATTGTTTGGAATGGTCTTTTGGAGAAGTGGAACATGccactttatagacaaaaatGTGAAACGACAAAAAAGAACAGGACATCTGACAAGGGTGGTTGTTTGCACACTGGGGGATCCATTAGCGTGCATGAGCATGCAATTCGTCTg TCACAGGAGCTTGGTCGGTCAgtgcatgttgatgaaatatttcagcaGACACATATTCGAGCATCAACAGGACAATTTGTCGATGAAAGGTCTAGGCGGACACAT GAAGAGTTTGaagcaaaattttctcaaataagatcTGAGACAGCATCTGTTGGTGCTTCAGCATGTTCTCCCCTAGACCCTGCAGATGAGGAAAGATTGAGGAACCAATGTTGGTTGGACGTTGCTGGTGGAAGGTACAAGGGACGCGTATACGGCATCGGAAATGTCAGTGCTCAAGATGACTGTGTTGATAGTTACATACAACAGACACAGGCATCTTCTTCTCAGCAACCGATGGCAGACAACATTTCTAACCTCCACACACGAGTATCAACCCATGATGACCAACTTCGACAGATGAACTCTCAATTGCAAGGCTTTATTGGCGTCATAATGCAGTACCTTCCGCCTCCTGCAGTCGCAATTGCATAA